Proteins encoded in a region of the Leptolyngbya subtilissima AS-A7 genome:
- a CDS encoding response regulator → MANRFKIGTRIGAGFALGLTLLAVLGAIAYRTTTSLIRSAEREKQSYQILGYLNGLKTELINAETGQRGYLITGQPQYLEPYNSALMEIDDQYESLVLLTDDDPLLQGRLANLQPLIDARLARLAEGIELRNTGGFAAAQAYVLTDRGKLLMDQIRAQIAELIELEEKMLKARASQAQISSQQTLYTIAFGIPISFVVLSLVGWWLSRNISDPLRRLSNTAERLADGDLSVSLPDSNSQDETGILTRTFSQMVTNLRETIRANEEQRWLKSNLADLSQQLQGQRSLETVAELMLTYVAPLVDAQQGVLYLLDSTSQPPRLKLLSSYAYQERKHLSNAFDLGEGLVGQCALEKRRIVLTQVPEDYIQIRSGLGSAPPLTIVVLPLMFENAVKGVLELASFHRFDNLQLAFLDEASDLTGVMINAIAAYMQTQRLLERSQVLTEELRQQQQELLQSNQLLEERTQSLQESELEMQQQQEELQQSNEELQQLNEELEEKAELLETQKQQVERKNQEIELARQELEDQAGQLAQSSRYKSEFLANMSHELRTPLNSLLILAKMLSDNSDGNLTEKQVDYSRTIHSAGADLLSLINDILDMAKIESGTMEVVIESLAFTAIQFELERTFQPTAASKGLRFEVVVDEGLPTTLATDPRRLQQVLKNLISNAIKFTEQGRVTVDIFPVAEERVAFAVTDTGIGIAPQKQYTVFGAFQQADGTTSRRYGGTGLGLSISLQLAQLLGGTLELQSEPDQGSTFTLYLPLRYVAPSTDGEVLQIRAQREGTKLASQDRRSATPELAPVVAPAPSGDALPPLPGNLEDDRSRLLPGRQNAAERVLLVIEDDPNFARILLDMARGQGFKVLIALQGQTGLALAQQFVPNAITLDLHLPDMDGLTVLEQLKHNPTTRHIPVHILTINDEQQQEFQMGAIAHIQKPVAPEILTQTLIDIKQFVERRVRYLLVIEDDPVQAQSIIELIGGGDVTSTAVHTGAAALETLRAQPCDCIVLDLGLPDMNGFDLLEQIKQDPALVRLPIIVYTGKDLTEAEETQLRRLAETIIVKDVRSPERLLDETALFLHRVQANLPPGQQQMLERLQHSDPALAGKKVLIIDDDVRNIFALTSLLEQYDMTVVFAENGREGIETLRANTDVGLVLMDVMMPELDGYETTRLIRKQEQFRSLPIIALTAKAMQGDREKCIEAGASDYITKPVDTEQLLTLLRLWLYQ, encoded by the coding sequence ATGGCAAATCGGTTCAAAATTGGCACACGCATTGGGGCAGGGTTTGCCCTGGGGCTAACGCTCTTGGCTGTGCTAGGTGCCATTGCTTACCGCACTACCACCAGCCTAATTCGTAGTGCCGAGCGGGAAAAGCAGTCATACCAAATTTTGGGCTATCTCAACGGGCTAAAAACTGAGCTGATCAACGCCGAAACTGGCCAGCGAGGCTATCTGATTACCGGCCAACCTCAGTATTTAGAACCCTACAATAGTGCGCTGATGGAGATTGACGACCAGTACGAGTCCCTGGTGCTGCTCACCGACGACGACCCGCTCCTTCAGGGTCGCCTAGCTAATCTTCAACCGTTAATTGATGCCAGGCTGGCCCGACTAGCGGAGGGTATTGAACTGCGAAACACTGGGGGGTTTGCGGCGGCACAGGCCTATGTTCTGACCGATCGCGGCAAGCTGCTCATGGATCAGATCCGCGCCCAAATTGCGGAGCTGATTGAGCTAGAGGAGAAAATGCTTAAGGCGCGGGCCAGCCAGGCCCAGATCTCTTCGCAGCAGACGCTCTACACGATCGCCTTTGGCATTCCAATCTCGTTTGTTGTGCTGTCGCTGGTGGGATGGTGGCTATCGCGCAACATCTCTGACCCCCTGCGCAGACTCTCTAATACCGCAGAACGGCTGGCTGACGGCGATTTGTCCGTCTCCCTACCGGACAGCAACTCCCAAGACGAGACCGGCATTCTGACCCGCACCTTCAGTCAAATGGTGACCAACCTGCGGGAGACGATTCGGGCGAACGAAGAGCAGCGCTGGCTGAAGTCTAACCTGGCGGATTTGTCTCAGCAGTTGCAGGGTCAGCGCAGTCTCGAAACCGTAGCAGAGCTGATGTTGACCTATGTGGCGCCCCTGGTAGACGCACAGCAGGGGGTGCTGTACCTGTTGGACTCTACCAGCCAACCACCTCGGCTCAAGCTGTTGAGCAGCTATGCCTACCAGGAGCGCAAGCACCTGTCGAACGCGTTTGACCTGGGGGAGGGGTTGGTGGGGCAGTGCGCTTTAGAAAAGCGGCGCATTGTGCTCACTCAGGTGCCCGAGGACTACATTCAGATTCGCTCTGGGCTAGGCTCGGCACCGCCCCTAACGATTGTGGTGCTGCCCCTGATGTTTGAGAATGCGGTGAAGGGGGTGCTAGAACTGGCGTCTTTCCACCGCTTTGACAACCTACAGCTAGCCTTTTTGGATGAGGCCAGCGACTTGACCGGGGTGATGATCAACGCGATCGCCGCCTACATGCAAACCCAGAGACTGCTAGAGCGATCGCAGGTGCTGACCGAAGAACTGCGCCAGCAGCAGCAGGAGCTGTTGCAGAGCAATCAGCTGCTCGAAGAGCGCACCCAGTCGCTGCAGGAGTCAGAGCTGGAGATGCAGCAGCAGCAGGAAGAATTGCAGCAGTCGAACGAAGAGCTGCAGCAGCTCAACGAGGAGCTGGAGGAGAAAGCAGAGCTGCTGGAAACCCAGAAGCAGCAGGTAGAGCGCAAAAACCAAGAAATTGAGCTGGCCCGCCAGGAGCTAGAAGATCAGGCTGGCCAGCTGGCCCAGTCGTCGCGCTATAAATCAGAATTTTTGGCCAACATGTCCCACGAGCTGCGGACACCCCTGAACAGCCTGCTGATTTTGGCCAAGATGCTCAGCGACAACAGCGACGGCAACCTGACCGAGAAGCAGGTTGACTATAGCCGCACGATCCACTCTGCCGGCGCAGACTTGCTCTCGCTGATCAACGACATTCTCGACATGGCCAAAATTGAGTCGGGGACCATGGAGGTAGTGATCGAATCGCTGGCCTTTACGGCGATTCAGTTTGAGCTAGAGCGCACGTTTCAGCCCACCGCCGCCAGCAAGGGGCTGCGATTTGAGGTTGTCGTGGATGAGGGTTTGCCCACTACCCTGGCCACCGACCCTCGGCGGCTACAGCAGGTGCTCAAAAACCTGATCTCTAATGCCATCAAGTTCACAGAGCAGGGCCGGGTCACGGTGGATATCTTTCCGGTAGCCGAGGAGCGGGTGGCCTTTGCGGTTACCGATACCGGCATTGGCATTGCACCCCAAAAGCAGTACACCGTTTTTGGAGCGTTTCAGCAGGCCGATGGCACCACCAGCCGCCGCTATGGCGGTACTGGGTTGGGGCTATCGATCAGCCTACAGCTAGCCCAGCTGCTCGGGGGTACCCTGGAGTTGCAAAGTGAGCCTGACCAGGGCAGCACCTTTACCCTGTACCTACCCCTCCGCTACGTTGCCCCCTCGACCGATGGGGAAGTGCTTCAGATCAGAGCCCAGCGTGAGGGAACAAAATTAGCTTCCCAAGACCGCCGCTCTGCAACCCCTGAGCTAGCCCCAGTTGTGGCCCCTGCCCCAAGTGGGGACGCACTGCCGCCCCTACCGGGCAACTTGGAGGACGATCGATCGCGACTGTTGCCAGGGAGGCAAAACGCAGCCGAGCGAGTGCTGCTGGTAATTGAAGATGATCCTAACTTTGCCCGCATTTTATTAGATATGGCGCGGGGGCAGGGATTTAAGGTGTTGATTGCGCTCCAGGGACAGACCGGCCTGGCGCTGGCCCAGCAGTTTGTGCCCAATGCTATTACCCTCGATCTGCACCTGCCCGATATGGACGGTCTGACGGTGCTTGAACAGCTGAAGCACAACCCCACCACTCGCCACATTCCGGTCCACATTCTGACGATCAACGACGAGCAGCAGCAGGAATTTCAGATGGGGGCGATCGCCCATATTCAAAAGCCTGTAGCGCCGGAAATTTTGACCCAGACTCTAATCGACATCAAACAGTTTGTAGAGCGCCGGGTGCGCTACCTGCTGGTGATTGAAGATGACCCGGTGCAGGCCCAGAGCATTATTGAGCTGATTGGCGGTGGCGATGTCACCAGCACCGCCGTGCACACCGGTGCTGCCGCCCTAGAGACCCTGCGCGCCCAGCCCTGCGACTGCATCGTGCTCGACCTGGGCCTGCCCGACATGAACGGGTTTGATCTGCTGGAGCAGATCAAGCAAGACCCAGCCCTAGTGAGGCTGCCGATTATTGTTTATACCGGCAAAGACTTGACTGAGGCAGAGGAAACCCAGCTGCGCCGCCTGGCTGAAACCATCATCGTTAAAGACGTGCGATCGCCCGAGCGGCTGCTGGATGAAACGGCCCTGTTTCTGCACCGGGTACAGGCCAATCTGCCGCCGGGGCAACAGCAAATGCTGGAGCGATTGCAGCACAGCGACCCAGCCCTGGCGGGCAAAAAAGTGCTGATCATTGACGATGACGTGCGCAATATTTTTGCCCTCACCAGCCTGCTAGAACAGTACGATATGACCGTGGTGTTTGCCGAGAACGGGCGCGAAGGCATCGAAACCTTGCGTGCCAATACCGATGTCGGCCTCGTGCTGATGGATGTGATGATGCCAGAGCTGGACGGGTACGAAACCACCCGGCTGATCCGTAAACAGGAGCAGTTTCGATCGCTGCCAATCATTGCCTTGACCGCCAAGGCTATGCAGGGCGATCGCGAGAAGTGCATCGAAGCCGGAGCCTCCGACTACATCACCAAGCCCGTTGACACCGAGCAGCTGTTGACGCTGCTGCGCCTGTGGCTGTACCAGTAG
- the tkt gene encoding transketolase, giving the protein MAVATQSLEELCINSIRFLAIDAVEKAKSGHPGLPMGAAPMAYVLWDKFLRVNPKNPQWFNRDRFVLSAGHGCMLQYALLYLSGFDSVTLDDIKQFRQWGARTPGHPENFETPGIEVTTGPLGQGIANAVGLAMAEAHLAAKFNKPDATLVDHYTYVILGDGCNMEGVSGEACSLAGHLGLGKLIALYDDNHISIDGSTDISFTEDVGKRFEAYGWHVVHVENGNTDLDAIAKAIEEAKSVSDRPSMIKVTTTIGYGSPNKQNTAGVHGAALGGDEIKLTRENLGWSYGDFEVPEDALNHMRKAVERGASLQAEWEETLATYRTKYAAEAAEFERMLSGQLPDGWADALPTYTPEDKALATRKNSEVTLNALAPAIPELIGGSADLTHSNLTELKISGSFQKGAYENRNLRFGVREHGMGAICNGIALHNSGLIPYCATFLVFADYMRAAIRLSALSQAGVIYVMTHDSIGLGEDGPTHQPVETIASLRAIPNLIVIRPADGTETSGAYKIAVEHRKTPTLMAFSRQNLPNLPGSSIEGVAKGAYTVDDCDGTPDLILIGTGSEVSLCVNAAQELRAAGTKVRVVSMPSWELFDIQDAAYQESVLPKAVTKRLAVEAGITMGWCRYVGAEGDVIGVDRFGASAPGDLVMEKFGFTVENVVSRAKALLG; this is encoded by the coding sequence ATGGCTGTTGCAACCCAATCCCTGGAAGAACTCTGTATTAATTCCATTCGCTTCTTAGCGATTGATGCGGTAGAAAAGGCCAAATCTGGCCACCCCGGTCTGCCCATGGGAGCTGCGCCCATGGCCTATGTGCTGTGGGATAAGTTTCTGCGGGTCAACCCCAAAAACCCCCAGTGGTTTAACCGCGATCGCTTTGTGCTGTCGGCGGGTCACGGCTGCATGCTGCAATATGCCCTGCTCTACTTGAGCGGCTTTGACAGTGTGACGCTGGATGACATTAAGCAGTTCCGCCAGTGGGGCGCTCGCACCCCAGGCCACCCCGAGAACTTTGAAACCCCCGGCATTGAAGTCACCACCGGTCCTCTGGGCCAGGGCATTGCCAACGCCGTGGGTTTGGCGATGGCCGAGGCTCACCTAGCTGCCAAGTTCAATAAGCCCGATGCCACCCTAGTGGATCACTACACCTATGTGATCTTGGGCGACGGCTGCAACATGGAAGGGGTTTCTGGCGAAGCTTGCTCCTTAGCGGGTCACCTGGGATTGGGCAAGCTGATCGCCCTCTATGACGACAACCACATCTCCATCGACGGCTCCACTGATATCTCCTTCACCGAAGACGTGGGCAAGCGCTTTGAGGCCTACGGCTGGCACGTGGTGCACGTGGAGAACGGCAACACCGATTTAGACGCCATCGCTAAGGCGATCGAAGAAGCTAAATCCGTTAGCGATCGCCCTTCGATGATCAAAGTCACCACCACCATCGGCTACGGTTCTCCCAACAAGCAAAACACCGCTGGGGTTCACGGTGCGGCCCTGGGCGGCGACGAGATCAAGCTCACCCGTGAAAACCTGGGCTGGAGCTACGGCGACTTCGAAGTGCCCGAAGATGCCCTTAACCACATGCGCAAAGCGGTTGAGCGCGGCGCTAGCCTGCAGGCCGAATGGGAAGAAACCCTCGCTACCTACCGCACCAAGTACGCCGCCGAGGCCGCCGAGTTTGAGCGCATGCTCTCCGGCCAGCTGCCCGACGGCTGGGCCGATGCTCTGCCCACCTACACCCCCGAAGACAAGGCTTTGGCCACTCGGAAGAACTCCGAAGTTACCCTTAACGCCCTGGCTCCAGCCATCCCCGAGCTGATCGGTGGCTCTGCTGACCTCACCCACTCGAACCTGACCGAACTAAAAATCTCCGGCAGCTTCCAGAAAGGAGCCTACGAAAACCGCAACCTGCGCTTTGGCGTACGCGAGCACGGCATGGGCGCAATCTGCAACGGCATTGCCCTGCACAACTCGGGCCTGATTCCCTACTGCGCTACCTTCCTGGTATTTGCCGACTACATGCGGGCGGCGATTCGCCTGTCGGCCCTTTCCCAGGCCGGGGTGATCTACGTTATGACCCACGACTCCATCGGTCTGGGCGAAGACGGCCCCACCCACCAGCCGGTAGAAACCATTGCCTCCCTGCGGGCCATTCCCAACCTGATCGTGATTCGCCCTGCCGACGGCACCGAAACCTCTGGGGCCTACAAGATCGCCGTGGAGCATCGCAAGACCCCCACGCTGATGGCCTTTAGCCGTCAAAACCTGCCTAACCTGCCTGGCTCTTCGATCGAAGGCGTGGCCAAAGGGGCCTACACCGTCGACGACTGTGACGGCACTCCCGACCTAATTTTGATTGGCACGGGCAGCGAAGTTAGCCTCTGCGTCAATGCCGCTCAGGAACTGCGGGCCGCTGGTACCAAGGTGCGCGTAGTTTCTATGCCTTCCTGGGAACTGTTTGACATCCAAGATGCCGCCTACCAGGAGTCAGTGCTGCCTAAGGCAGTGACCAAGCGCCTGGCAGTAGAAGCGGGCATCACCATGGGCTGGTGCCGCTACGTGGGTGCCGAAGGCGACGTGATTGGCGTTGATCGCTTTGGGGCTTCTGCCCCTGGCGACCTGGTGATGGAGAAGTTTGGCTTCACGGTCGAGAACGTAGTCAGCCGGGCCAAGGCACTGCTGGGTTAA
- the fabF gene encoding beta-ketoacyl-ACP synthase II, translated as MANSDSKRVVVTGMDAITPIGNNLEEYWAGLVAGRSGTARITHFDPSQHASQIAAEVKGFDPGDFLDKKEVRRMDRFSQFAVIAGQRALEHSGLTITDLNAEQIGTCIGSGIGGLKVLEDQQEIYLDRGPSRCSPFMIPMMIANMAAGLTAIHTGAKGPSTCAVTACAAGSNAIGDAFRLIQHGYAQAMICGGTEAAVTPLSVAGFASARALSTRNDDPTTASRPFDKTRDGFVIGEGCGILILEELEHALSRGATIYGEIVGYGMTCDAYHMTSPVPGGIGAARCIQLALKDAGISPSDISYINAHGTSTGANDPTETQAIKTALGDVAYKVAVSSTKSMTGHLLGGSGGIEAVATCLAIANDIAPPTINLHDPDPDCDLDYIPNQSRPMPIDVAISNSFGFGGHNVTLVFKKYRS; from the coding sequence ATGGCAAACTCTGACTCAAAGCGCGTTGTGGTGACTGGCATGGATGCCATTACCCCCATTGGTAACAACCTGGAGGAGTACTGGGCTGGGCTAGTAGCTGGGCGCAGCGGCACGGCGCGCATTACCCACTTCGACCCTTCCCAGCATGCGTCGCAAATTGCGGCGGAGGTTAAGGGGTTCGACCCTGGCGACTTTCTCGACAAGAAAGAAGTCAGGCGCATGGATCGCTTCTCCCAGTTTGCGGTGATTGCTGGTCAGCGCGCCCTTGAGCACTCGGGGCTCACCATTACCGATCTCAATGCTGAACAGATTGGTACCTGTATTGGTTCTGGCATCGGTGGCCTCAAGGTTTTAGAAGACCAGCAGGAAATTTATCTCGATCGGGGCCCTAGCCGCTGTAGCCCCTTCATGATTCCGATGATGATTGCCAACATGGCGGCGGGGTTAACCGCCATCCATACCGGTGCCAAGGGGCCAAGTACCTGTGCCGTCACCGCCTGCGCCGCTGGGTCTAACGCCATTGGCGACGCCTTTCGGCTGATTCAGCACGGCTACGCCCAGGCGATGATCTGTGGTGGCACCGAGGCAGCAGTCACGCCCCTGTCGGTGGCAGGCTTTGCCTCGGCCCGCGCCCTCTCCACCCGCAATGACGACCCCACTACCGCCAGCCGCCCCTTTGACAAAACCCGCGACGGTTTTGTGATCGGCGAAGGCTGCGGCATCCTCATTCTCGAAGAACTAGAGCATGCCCTGAGCCGAGGAGCGACGATCTACGGTGAAATCGTCGGCTACGGCATGACCTGTGACGCCTACCACATGACGTCGCCAGTGCCCGGTGGGATAGGGGCAGCTCGCTGTATTCAGCTAGCCCTGAAGGACGCGGGCATTTCGCCAAGTGACATTAGCTATATCAATGCCCACGGCACCAGTACGGGGGCCAATGACCCTACCGAAACCCAGGCGATCAAAACCGCCTTGGGGGATGTGGCCTATAAGGTGGCGGTGAGCTCGACCAAGTCGATGACTGGGCACCTGCTGGGAGGCTCCGGGGGGATTGAGGCGGTGGCAACCTGTCTGGCGATCGCCAACGACATCGCCCCCCCCACCATCAACCTCCACGACCCCGACCCCGACTGCGACCTCGACTATATTCCCAACCAGAGTCGCCCCATGCCGATTGATGTGGCGATTTCCAACTCCTTTGGCTTTGGAGGCCACAACGTTACCCTAGTGTTTAAGAAATACCGTAGCTAG
- the acpP gene encoding acyl carrier protein — MSAETFEKVKKIVSEQLGVEEADVKPEASFANDLGADSLDTVELVMALEEEFGIEIPDEAAEGIATVQDAVNFIEDKAA; from the coding sequence ATGAGCGCAGAGACTTTTGAAAAGGTCAAAAAGATTGTCAGCGAGCAGCTAGGGGTTGAAGAGGCTGACGTGAAGCCCGAAGCTAGCTTCGCCAACGACCTGGGCGCCGATTCTCTCGATACCGTAGAGCTGGTGATGGCTCTGGAAGAAGAATTTGGCATCGAAATTCCTGACGAAGCGGCAGAGGGCATTGCCACCGTGCAGGATGCCGTCAATTTCATCGAAGACAAAGCCGCCTAG
- a CDS encoding Maf family protein: MPTSPRPQFVLASASKGRRLLLVGAGIHPFVCPSNFDEDQVAVTDPPKYVATLARCKAESVAPQFPSALVLGCDSVMAFRGKIYGKPKDREDAIARWQAMRGQSCEIHTGHALIAPSGSILVRSAATRVYFSEVDDATIVAYVNSGEPLACAGAFSIDGKGGLLIEKIEGCHTNVIGLSLPLLRSMLEELGYRATDFW, translated from the coding sequence ATGCCTACTTCCCCTCGCCCCCAGTTTGTTCTTGCTTCAGCCTCGAAGGGCCGTCGCCTGCTGCTGGTTGGGGCAGGCATTCACCCCTTTGTCTGCCCCAGCAACTTTGACGAAGATCAAGTCGCTGTCACTGACCCGCCTAAATATGTGGCCACGCTAGCTCGCTGCAAAGCTGAATCAGTTGCGCCTCAGTTTCCCAGTGCCCTGGTGCTAGGGTGCGACTCGGTGATGGCCTTTCGGGGCAAAATCTATGGCAAGCCCAAAGACCGAGAAGATGCGATCGCCCGGTGGCAAGCGATGCGGGGCCAGTCCTGCGAGATTCATACGGGCCACGCCCTAATTGCCCCCAGTGGCTCAATTCTGGTGCGCAGCGCCGCTACCCGCGTTTACTTTTCTGAGGTTGACGATGCCACAATTGTGGCCTACGTCAATTCGGGAGAGCCCTTGGCCTGCGCTGGGGCCTTTTCCATTGACGGCAAAGGGGGGCTGCTGATCGAAAAAATTGAGGGCTGCCACACCAACGTCATTGGTCTCAGCCTGCCGCTGCTGCGCTCTATGCTAGAGGAACTCGGCTACCGGGCGACAGATTTTTGGTAG
- the psbP gene encoding photosystem II reaction center PsbP, translated as MLKRLTTVLLIVFAVTLQSCVGGGGGLQAYADQYSGYEFMYPTGWVEVKVPGAAEIVFHDIIHETENISVVISEVPEGKDLDALGTPTEVGYKLSKSFSALAGDDSNVDLLSAQRIDTADDKTYYILEYLADLPAGPRHNLASAIVRRGKLYTFNASTDEGRWDKVRDLMKQSVASFKVS; from the coding sequence ATGCTGAAGCGGCTGACCACAGTGCTTTTGATTGTTTTTGCTGTCACCCTTCAGAGCTGTGTGGGTGGCGGCGGTGGTCTTCAGGCCTACGCCGACCAATATTCGGGCTACGAGTTTATGTACCCTACCGGCTGGGTTGAGGTCAAAGTGCCCGGTGCCGCCGAAATCGTCTTTCATGACATCATTCACGAGACCGAAAACATCAGCGTGGTGATCAGCGAAGTGCCCGAGGGCAAAGACCTTGATGCGCTCGGCACCCCCACCGAAGTGGGCTATAAACTCTCTAAAAGCTTCAGCGCCCTAGCAGGGGATGATAGCAACGTCGATTTGCTCAGTGCCCAGCGCATTGACACTGCCGATGACAAGACCTACTACATTCTGGAATACCTGGCCGATCTGCCAGCCGGGCCGCGCCACAACCTAGCCAGCGCCATTGTGCGCCGAGGCAAGCTCTACACCTTCAACGCCTCTACCGACGAAGGCCGCTGGGATAAAGTCCGCGACCTGATGAAGCAGTCGGTGGCCTCGTTTAAGGTGTCCTAG
- a CDS encoding class I SAM-dependent methyltransferase, whose product MIGRPSLAQPTGRKLLSQMAFTLRCLVLVAVLWGLTACGTATLQASTEYQTVTPSTDGIGRVYLGREIAQTMGHQGAGWLDRPSRVLQERPQAAIAALDLSPTDIVADVGAGTGYFARRIAPLVPQGKVLAVDIQPEMLAMLQAELEAKGIENVEPVLGQPDNPNLPPGSIDLALMVDAYHEFASPREVMEGVVSALKPGGRVVLAEYKAENPMVMIKRLHKMSVAQVRREMAAVGLNWVKTDDRLPEQHLLFFQKPA is encoded by the coding sequence ATGATAGGTCGCCCTTCTCTAGCCCAGCCCACCGGGCGCAAGCTTCTCAGCCAAATGGCATTCACCCTGCGCTGCCTGGTGTTGGTCGCTGTGCTGTGGGGGCTAACCGCCTGCGGAACGGCCACGCTCCAGGCTAGTACCGAGTATCAAACGGTGACCCCCAGTACCGACGGCATTGGCCGGGTTTACCTGGGCCGGGAAATTGCCCAGACCATGGGCCACCAGGGGGCTGGCTGGCTCGATCGCCCCAGTCGAGTACTGCAAGAACGACCCCAGGCAGCGATCGCCGCCCTTGATCTTTCCCCCACCGATATCGTGGCCGATGTGGGCGCAGGCACTGGCTATTTCGCCCGTCGCATTGCCCCCCTGGTGCCCCAAGGAAAGGTGCTGGCCGTGGATATTCAGCCTGAAATGCTGGCCATGCTCCAGGCCGAGCTAGAGGCTAAGGGCATCGAGAATGTAGAGCCAGTGTTGGGCCAGCCCGATAATCCGAATCTGCCGCCTGGCTCTATTGACCTAGCGCTAATGGTCGATGCTTACCACGAGTTTGCCAGCCCTCGCGAGGTCATGGAGGGTGTTGTATCCGCCCTCAAGCCCGGTGGACGAGTCGTGCTGGCGGAGTACAAAGCCGAAAACCCCATGGTTATGATCAAGCGGTTGCACAAGATGAGCGTTGCCCAGGTGCGCCGCGAAATGGCCGCTGTTGGCCTGAACTGGGTTAAGACCGATGACCGCCTACCCGAGCAGCACCTGCTGTTTTTTCAGAAGCCGGCTTAA
- a CDS encoding DUF2854 domain-containing protein, whose translation MLGRIKLGRINLSLVLLAVGGVLTIVGFVAYFQDNSTLNLVGFFYGIPVLLGGLALRAAELEPVPYTQPTSPEVTKLREEQATSTQNQVRLDVTRYRYGQEAHLDVALQKLGLSPSGQECPELSGLHETEVDGNYALVLEFDSSMVPFSTWVEKKAKIESFFGPNIRAELSQPTEDQVNLALVTLLEPAPAPVEA comes from the coding sequence ATGCTGGGGCGAATTAAGTTGGGGCGAATTAACCTGAGTCTGGTGCTGCTGGCGGTGGGCGGGGTGCTCACCATCGTCGGGTTTGTAGCCTACTTTCAAGACAACTCCACCCTCAACCTGGTCGGTTTCTTCTACGGCATTCCTGTATTGCTGGGCGGGTTAGCGCTGCGGGCCGCTGAGCTGGAGCCTGTGCCCTATACCCAGCCCACCTCGCCGGAGGTGACAAAGCTGCGCGAAGAGCAGGCTACCTCTACTCAAAATCAGGTGCGCCTCGACGTGACCCGCTACCGCTACGGCCAGGAAGCCCACCTCGATGTCGCACTACAAAAGCTAGGGCTGAGCCCCTCAGGGCAGGAGTGTCCTGAACTCAGCGGGCTGCATGAGACCGAGGTCGACGGCAACTATGCTCTGGTGCTGGAGTTTGACTCATCCATGGTGCCTTTTTCTACCTGGGTGGAGAAGAAAGCCAAAATTGAGTCGTTCTTTGGCCCTAACATACGCGCCGAACTCAGCCAGCCCACTGAAGACCAAGTGAATTTGGCGTTGGTTACTCTGCTAGAACCGGCTCCCGCTCCGGTAGAAGCCTAG